One genomic window of Pseudomonas chlororaphis subsp. piscium includes the following:
- a CDS encoding VF530 family DNA-binding protein, with translation MTATNNDPLHGVTLEQILKALVEHYEWRGLAERIDIRCFKSDPSIKSSLTFLRKTPWAREKVEQLYVKLQRTKRPL, from the coding sequence ATGACTGCAACGAACAACGACCCGCTGCACGGCGTCACCCTGGAACAGATCCTCAAGGCGCTGGTGGAACATTACGAATGGCGGGGGTTGGCCGAGCGCATCGATATCCGTTGCTTCAAGAGCGACCCGAGCATCAAGTCGAGCCTGACCTTTCTGCGCAAGACGCCCTGGGCGCGGGAGAAAGTCGAGCAGCTGTACGTGAAGTTGCAGCGCACCAAACGCCCGCTCTAA
- a CDS encoding siderophore-interacting protein — MTADNSPSIHRVSHEIKRRRLEVLRVVDLTPRMRRITLGGPELAGFISLGSDDHIKLLFPQNAEQQAALETLVLGPGKDNGAMPAMRDYTPRRYDLDIGELDIDFVLHGDGPASTWAEQAKPGQFLHIGGPRGSMIVPDIFDSYLLIGDETALPAIARRLEELPAGRRVLAVIEIQDAAERQVLESAAQIEVIWVERDGGQQDLISTVRGLQVPSGKLYAWVATESKVSRQIRRVLLDEHRLDDEFVKAAGYWRLDSSEEE, encoded by the coding sequence ATGACCGCAGACAACTCGCCATCGATTCATCGGGTCAGCCATGAAATCAAACGCCGCCGCCTGGAAGTGCTGCGGGTGGTGGACCTGACCCCGCGCATGCGCCGCATTACCCTGGGCGGGCCGGAACTCGCCGGCTTCATCAGCCTGGGCAGCGACGACCATATCAAGCTGCTGTTCCCGCAGAACGCCGAACAGCAGGCCGCCCTGGAAACCCTGGTGCTGGGCCCGGGCAAGGACAACGGCGCGATGCCGGCCATGCGCGACTACACGCCACGGCGCTACGACCTGGACATCGGTGAGCTGGATATCGACTTTGTCCTGCACGGCGACGGCCCTGCCTCGACCTGGGCCGAGCAGGCCAAGCCCGGCCAGTTCCTGCATATCGGCGGCCCCCGCGGCTCGATGATCGTGCCGGACATCTTCGACAGCTACCTGCTGATCGGCGATGAAACCGCACTGCCGGCCATTGCCCGGCGCCTGGAAGAGTTGCCGGCCGGACGCCGGGTGCTGGCGGTGATCGAGATCCAGGATGCGGCCGAGCGGCAAGTGCTGGAGAGCGCGGCGCAGATCGAAGTGATCTGGGTCGAGCGCGACGGCGGCCAGCAGGACCTGATCAGCACCGTGCGCGGGCTACAGGTACCGAGCGGCAAGCTGTACGCCTGGGTGGCCACGGAAAGCAAAGTCTCGCGGCAGATTCGCCGGGTGCTGCTGGACGAGCACCGACTCGACGACGAGTTCGTGAAGGCCGCCGGTTACTGGCGCCTGGACAGTAGCGAAGAAGAATAA
- a CDS encoding carbohydrate porin, giving the protein MPNFKPFKDSAVFYPSASHKAVALLSAFGLATCAQAAPAFDSESPWMLGDWNGNRTELAKKGYDFKIDFVGEMGANLHGGYDHDRTARFSDQFAFGSHLDLGKILGWNDAEFQLTITKRDGDNISNDRINDPRVGGFTSAQEVWGRGQTWRLTQMWYQQKFFDQKLDIKVGRFGQGEDFNSFPCDFQNLAFCGSQVGNWAGSVWYNWPVSQWALRVKYHLTPELYAQIGAYEQNPSNLERGNGFKLSGSGTQGTLLPVELVWTPKLNGLPGEYRAGYYYSSAKASDVYKDSNGQPAALSGEAYRSSSSKHGLWLGAQQQITSLASDHSRGLSLFANATMHDKKTNAIDNYVQAGLVYKGLFDARAKDDIGFAMARVHVNPAYRKNAEATNQANLIQDYDNPAYLPPQDTEYSAELYYGVHVTNWLTVRPNLQYIRHPGGVDKVDDALIGGIKIQSSF; this is encoded by the coding sequence ATGCCTAACTTCAAGCCTTTCAAAGACAGCGCTGTCTTTTACCCTTCCGCCAGCCACAAAGCCGTGGCCCTGCTCAGCGCCTTCGGCCTGGCCACCTGCGCCCAGGCCGCGCCGGCCTTCGACAGCGAGTCCCCCTGGATGCTCGGCGACTGGAACGGCAACCGCACCGAGCTGGCGAAAAAAGGCTACGACTTCAAGATCGACTTCGTCGGCGAAATGGGCGCCAACCTGCATGGTGGCTACGACCATGACCGCACCGCGCGCTTCAGCGACCAGTTCGCCTTCGGCAGCCACCTGGACCTGGGCAAGATCCTCGGCTGGAACGATGCCGAGTTCCAACTGACCATCACCAAGCGTGACGGCGACAACATCAGCAACGACCGCATCAACGACCCGCGGGTCGGCGGCTTCACCTCGGCCCAGGAAGTCTGGGGCCGCGGCCAGACCTGGCGCCTGACGCAGATGTGGTACCAGCAGAAATTCTTCGACCAGAAACTCGATATCAAGGTCGGCCGGTTCGGCCAGGGCGAAGACTTCAACAGCTTCCCTTGCGACTTCCAGAACCTGGCGTTCTGTGGCTCCCAGGTCGGCAACTGGGCCGGTAGCGTCTGGTACAACTGGCCGGTCAGCCAATGGGCGCTGCGGGTCAAATATCACCTGACCCCTGAGCTCTACGCGCAGATCGGCGCCTATGAGCAGAACCCGTCCAACCTCGAGCGCGGCAACGGCTTCAAGCTCAGCGGCAGCGGCACCCAGGGCACCCTGCTGCCGGTGGAGCTGGTGTGGACGCCGAAACTCAACGGGCTGCCGGGTGAATACCGCGCCGGTTACTACTACAGCAGCGCCAAGGCCAGCGACGTCTATAAGGACAGCAACGGCCAGCCGGCGGCCTTGAGCGGCGAGGCCTATCGCAGCAGTTCGAGCAAGCACGGCCTGTGGCTGGGCGCGCAACAGCAGATCACCAGCCTGGCCAGCGACCACTCGCGCGGCTTGAGCCTGTTCGCCAACGCGACGATGCACGACAAGAAGACCAACGCCATCGACAACTACGTCCAGGCCGGCCTGGTCTACAAGGGCCTGTTCGATGCGCGCGCCAAGGACGACATCGGCTTCGCCATGGCCCGGGTCCACGTCAACCCGGCCTACCGCAAGAACGCCGAAGCGACCAACCAGGCCAATCTCATCCAGGACTATGACAACCCGGCCTACCTGCCGCCCCAGGACACCGAATACAGCGCCGAGCTGTACTACGGCGTGCATGTCACCAACTGGCTGACCGTGCGCCCGAACCTGCAATACATCCGCCACCCGGGTGGCGTGGACAAGGTCGACGACGCGCTGATCGGCGGGATCAAGATCCAGAGCTCGTTCTGA
- a CDS encoding glucose/quinate/shikimate family membrane-bound PQQ-dependent dehydrogenase, protein MSTDGASSPSRLLPSLLGILLLLMGLAMLAGGIKLSMLGGSLYYLLAGIGLIVSGVLLLAGRSSALLVYGVVLFASSVWALWEVGLDWWQLVPRLSLFFALGVVLLLPWFRRPLLRNGPAPLGTAVLGVAVVLAGGAAINSQFTNPGEISGELGRESADTTSAAPTMPEGDWQAYGRTEFGDRYSPLTQITPANIGKLQEAWRIRTGDMPTAKDPVEITNQNTPLKVNGMLYACTAHSQVLALDPDTGKEIWRFDPKIQGPNGDDFRGWAHMTCRGVSYYDEASFNKTDAISTPASLSAAGQAIAASCPRRLFLPTADARLIAINADTGKVCEDFGNKGAVDLKAGIGPFTPGGYYSTSPAAITRNLVIIGGHVTDNESTNEPSGVIRAFDVHDGHLVWNWDAGNPDATAPLPEGQTYTRNSPNMWSLASVDEKLGLIYLPLGNQMPDQWGGNRTAGAEKFSAGTVALDIDTGKLRWNYQFTHHDLWDMDVGSQPTLVDMKTADGIKPALIQPTKQGSLYVLDRRDGTPIVPIQEVPAPAGAVEGDHTAPTQARSDLNLLPPPLEEKGMWGATPFDQMLCRIQFKELRYEGQYTPPSIQGSLIYPGNVGVFNWGSVSIDPVRHLLFTSPNYMAFVSKLVPRAEVAAGSKRESETSGVQPNTGAPYAVIMHPFMSPFGVPCQAPAWGYVAGIDLTTNKVVWKHKNGTSRDSSPVPIGLPIGVPSMGGSMVTAGGVGFLSGTLDQYIRGYDVNNGKELWKSRLPAGGQATPMSYTGKDGKQYVLVVVGGHGSLGTKMGDYIIAYKLSE, encoded by the coding sequence ATGAGCACTGATGGTGCTTCAAGTCCGAGCCGCCTGCTGCCGAGCCTGCTCGGTATCTTGCTGCTGCTAATGGGCCTGGCCATGCTGGCCGGGGGGATCAAGCTGAGCATGCTCGGCGGCTCGCTGTACTACCTGTTGGCCGGTATCGGCCTGATCGTCAGCGGCGTGCTGCTGCTGGCGGGGCGTAGTTCCGCGCTGCTCGTCTACGGGGTGGTGCTGTTCGCCAGCTCCGTCTGGGCACTGTGGGAAGTCGGCCTGGACTGGTGGCAACTGGTGCCACGCCTGTCGCTGTTCTTTGCCCTGGGTGTGGTTCTGCTGCTGCCATGGTTCCGTCGTCCGCTGCTGCGCAACGGCCCGGCGCCGCTGGGTACCGCGGTACTGGGCGTGGCCGTGGTCCTGGCCGGTGGTGCCGCGATCAACAGCCAGTTCACCAACCCGGGCGAAATCTCGGGCGAACTGGGCCGTGAAAGCGCCGACACCACCAGCGCCGCGCCGACCATGCCCGAAGGCGACTGGCAGGCGTATGGCCGTACCGAGTTCGGCGACCGCTACTCGCCGCTAACCCAGATCACGCCGGCCAACATCGGCAAGCTGCAGGAAGCCTGGCGCATCCGCACCGGCGACATGCCGACCGCCAAGGACCCGGTGGAAATCACCAACCAGAACACCCCGCTGAAGGTCAACGGCATGCTCTATGCCTGCACCGCCCACAGCCAGGTGCTGGCGCTGGACCCGGACACCGGCAAGGAAATCTGGCGTTTCGACCCGAAAATCCAGGGTCCGAACGGCGATGACTTCCGTGGCTGGGCGCACATGACCTGCCGTGGCGTGTCGTACTACGACGAAGCCAGCTTCAACAAGACCGACGCCATCAGCACCCCGGCCAGCCTCTCGGCCGCCGGCCAGGCCATCGCCGCCAGCTGCCCGCGTCGCCTGTTCCTGCCGACCGCCGACGCGCGCCTGATCGCGATCAACGCCGACACCGGCAAGGTCTGCGAAGACTTCGGCAACAAGGGCGCCGTGGACCTGAAGGCCGGTATCGGCCCGTTCACTCCGGGTGGCTACTACTCGACGTCGCCGGCCGCCATCACCCGTAACCTGGTGATCATCGGCGGCCACGTGACCGACAACGAGTCGACCAACGAACCGTCCGGCGTGATCCGCGCCTTCGACGTGCACGATGGTCACCTGGTGTGGAACTGGGACGCCGGCAATCCCGACGCAACCGCTCCGCTGCCAGAAGGCCAGACCTACACCCGCAACTCGCCGAACATGTGGTCCCTGGCCAGCGTCGACGAGAAACTGGGCCTGATCTACCTGCCGCTGGGCAACCAGATGCCTGACCAGTGGGGCGGCAACCGCACCGCGGGCGCCGAGAAGTTCAGCGCCGGCACCGTGGCCCTGGACATCGACACCGGCAAGCTGCGCTGGAACTACCAGTTCACCCACCATGACCTGTGGGACATGGACGTGGGCAGCCAGCCGACCCTGGTGGACATGAAGACCGCTGACGGCATCAAGCCGGCGCTGATCCAGCCGACCAAGCAAGGCAGCCTGTACGTGCTGGACCGTCGCGACGGCACCCCGATCGTGCCGATCCAGGAAGTACCGGCGCCGGCCGGTGCAGTCGAAGGCGACCACACCGCGCCGACCCAGGCCCGTTCGGACCTGAACCTGCTGCCACCGCCGCTGGAAGAGAAAGGCATGTGGGGCGCCACGCCGTTCGACCAGATGCTGTGCCGCATCCAGTTCAAGGAACTGCGCTACGAAGGCCAGTACACCCCGCCATCGATCCAGGGCAGCCTGATCTACCCGGGTAACGTCGGTGTGTTCAACTGGGGCAGCGTGTCGATCGATCCGGTCCGTCACCTGCTGTTCACCAGCCCGAACTACATGGCCTTCGTTTCCAAGCTGGTGCCGCGCGCCGAAGTCGCCGCCGGCAGCAAGCGCGAAAGCGAAACCTCCGGTGTGCAACCCAACACCGGCGCGCCGTACGCGGTGATCATGCATCCGTTCATGTCGCCGTTCGGCGTACCTTGCCAGGCCCCGGCCTGGGGCTACGTGGCCGGTATCGACCTGACCACCAACAAAGTGGTGTGGAAGCACAAGAACGGCACCAGCCGCGACAGCTCGCCAGTACCGATCGGCCTGCCCATCGGCGTGCCGAGCATGGGCGGCTCGATGGTCACCGCCGGCGGCGTGGGCTTCCTCAGCGGCACCCTGGACCAGTACATCCGCGGTTATGACGTGAACAACGGCAAGGAACTGTGGAAATCCCGCCTGCCAGCGGGTGGCCAGGCCACGCCGATGAGCTACACCGGCAAGGATGGCAAGCAGTACGTACTGGTGGTCGTGGGTGGCCACGGCTCGCTGGGCACCAAGATGGGCGACTACATCATCGCCTACAAACTGTCGGAATAA
- a CDS encoding TonB-dependent receptor — MSLSAHRPSRSLLWRLSPLSAALLFASQAHALELQPQVITANPLGSQQTAAPSTVLEGDDLTLQQQGSLGETLNKQPGVSSSYFGPGASRPIIRGLDGDRIRLLRNGVGALDASSLSYDHAVPLDPVNVERIEIVRGPAALLYGGSAIGGVVNTFDNRIPTEAIEGIQGAGELRYGGADTTRSSAGKLEAGNGTFALHLDANSRQFNDLKIPGYARSRHAPASEDGNGKKGRLGNSDGRQDGGAIGGSYTWDDGYAGLSYSNYDSNYGSPAEEDVRIRMKQDHYAFASELRNLDGPFSSLKFDAGYTDYEHREIEGGETGTIFKNKGYEARVEARHQPLGPLNGVIGTQVSRSEFSALGEEAFVPQTDTDSAALFILEELQATERLKLSLGGRLEHTRVDPDSKGNERFSQADSSSSFTAGSLSSGAVYTLTPVWSVAATLGYTERAPTFYELYANGAHVATGTYEVGDANLSKEKAVSSDLALRFDNGTHKGSVGVFYSHFSNYIGLLGSGRTLNDEGEEDAGGMPEYTYSGVRARFAGIEAQDHWKLGESAYGKFALELSGDYTRAKNLDNGEALPRIAPLRLNSGLLWELDRWQARIDVEHAASQRRVPDNESGTDGYTTLGASAGYHFDIGSSQWLAFVKGENLTNQTVRYASSILRDIAPAQGRSIEVGLRTTF; from the coding sequence ATGTCCCTCTCTGCCCACCGCCCTTCTCGCTCTCTACTCTGGCGTCTTAGCCCTTTGTCCGCCGCCTTGCTGTTCGCCTCCCAGGCCCACGCCCTGGAGCTGCAACCGCAGGTCATCACCGCCAACCCCCTGGGCAGCCAGCAAACGGCAGCGCCGAGCACGGTACTGGAAGGCGACGACCTGACCCTGCAACAGCAAGGCAGCCTCGGCGAAACCCTGAATAAGCAGCCGGGCGTGTCCTCGTCCTACTTCGGCCCGGGCGCCAGCCGGCCGATCATTCGCGGCCTGGATGGCGATCGCATTCGCCTGCTGCGCAACGGCGTCGGCGCGCTGGATGCTTCGTCGCTGTCCTACGACCATGCCGTGCCGCTGGACCCGGTCAACGTCGAGCGCATCGAGATCGTCCGCGGCCCGGCCGCCCTGCTGTATGGCGGCAGCGCCATCGGCGGCGTGGTCAACACCTTCGACAACCGCATCCCCACCGAGGCCATCGAGGGCATCCAGGGTGCCGGTGAATTGCGTTACGGCGGTGCCGACACCACCCGCAGCAGCGCCGGCAAGCTGGAAGCCGGCAACGGCACCTTCGCCCTGCACCTGGACGCCAACTCGCGGCAGTTCAACGACCTGAAAATCCCCGGCTACGCCCGCAGCCGCCACGCCCCGGCGAGTGAAGACGGCAACGGCAAGAAGGGTCGCCTGGGCAACAGCGACGGCCGTCAGGACGGCGGCGCCATCGGCGGTTCCTACACCTGGGACGACGGTTACGCCGGGCTGTCCTACAGCAACTACGACTCCAACTACGGCTCGCCCGCCGAAGAGGACGTGCGCATCCGCATGAAGCAGGATCACTACGCCTTCGCCTCGGAACTGCGCAACCTCGACGGCCCCTTCAGCTCGCTGAAGTTCGACGCCGGCTACACCGATTACGAACACCGCGAAATCGAAGGCGGCGAGACCGGCACTATCTTCAAGAACAAGGGTTACGAAGCCCGTGTCGAAGCCCGCCACCAGCCCCTCGGCCCGCTCAATGGGGTGATTGGCACCCAGGTCAGCCGCAGCGAGTTTTCCGCGCTCGGCGAAGAGGCCTTCGTGCCGCAGACCGATACCGACAGCGCCGCGCTGTTCATCCTCGAAGAATTGCAGGCCACCGAGCGCCTGAAACTCAGCCTTGGCGGGCGCCTGGAGCACACCCGCGTCGACCCGGACAGCAAAGGCAACGAACGCTTCAGCCAGGCCGACAGTTCCAGCAGCTTCACCGCCGGCAGCCTGTCGTCCGGCGCGGTCTATACCCTGACGCCGGTCTGGTCCGTGGCCGCCACCCTGGGCTACACCGAACGCGCCCCGACCTTCTACGAGCTGTATGCCAACGGCGCCCACGTGGCCACCGGCACCTATGAAGTCGGCGACGCCAACCTGTCGAAGGAAAAAGCCGTGTCCAGCGACCTGGCCCTGCGTTTCGACAACGGCACCCACAAAGGCAGCGTCGGGGTGTTCTACAGCCACTTCTCCAACTACATCGGGCTGCTCGGCAGCGGCCGCACCCTCAACGATGAAGGCGAGGAAGACGCGGGCGGCATGCCGGAATACACCTACTCCGGGGTCCGCGCGCGGTTTGCCGGTATCGAGGCCCAGGACCACTGGAAGCTCGGCGAAAGCGCCTACGGCAAGTTCGCCCTGGAACTGTCCGGCGACTACACCCGTGCCAAGAACCTGGACAACGGCGAAGCCCTGCCGCGCATCGCGCCGCTGCGCCTGAACAGCGGCCTGCTGTGGGAACTGGATCGCTGGCAGGCGCGCATCGATGTCGAACACGCCGCCAGCCAGCGTCGCGTGCCGGACAACGAAAGCGGCACCGACGGCTACACCACCCTGGGCGCCAGCGCCGGTTACCACTTCGACATCGGCAGCAGCCAGTGGCTGGCCTTCGTCAAGGGCGAGAACCTGACCAACCAGACCGTGCGTTACGCCAGCTCGATCTTGCGCGACATCGCCCCGGCCCAAGGGCGCAGCATCGAGGTCGGCCTGCGCACCACCTTCTGA
- a CDS encoding Pr6Pr family membrane protein — translation MAVEPVFPSGGKRLFTALAALLGWAGLTIQLYLILHLRWTVDASLLGGLINFFSFFTVLTNTLVAVVLTCALNLRSSRGQRFFLQPWVSSGIAVSILVVGLAYSLLLRHLWHPQGWQWVADELLHDVMPLLFLVYWWCCVPKGRLGLRHVAGWMLYPLLYFAYVLLRGHVLGLYPYPFVDVDKLGYAQAFVNALGVLAGFVLVALVLVGVDRWRGRTLGSVSSG, via the coding sequence ATGGCTGTCGAGCCGGTTTTTCCTTCAGGCGGCAAACGGCTGTTCACCGCGCTGGCCGCGTTGCTCGGCTGGGCGGGGCTGACGATCCAGCTGTACCTGATCCTTCATCTGCGCTGGACGGTGGACGCCAGCCTGTTGGGCGGGCTGATCAATTTTTTCAGTTTTTTCACCGTGCTCACCAACACCCTGGTGGCGGTGGTGCTGACCTGTGCCCTGAACCTGCGCAGCTCACGGGGGCAGCGGTTCTTTCTGCAACCCTGGGTCAGCAGCGGCATCGCGGTCAGCATTTTGGTAGTGGGGCTGGCGTACAGCCTGTTGCTGCGTCACCTGTGGCATCCCCAGGGCTGGCAGTGGGTGGCGGACGAGTTGCTGCACGACGTGATGCCGTTGCTGTTTCTCGTCTACTGGTGGTGCTGCGTGCCCAAGGGACGCCTGGGGTTGCGGCATGTCGCCGGGTGGATGCTTTACCCGCTGCTGTACTTCGCCTATGTCCTGCTGCGCGGGCATGTGCTGGGGCTGTATCCCTATCCTTTTGTCGACGTGGACAAGCTGGGCTATGCGCAGGCGTTCGTGAATGCGTTGGGGGTTCTGGCGGGGTTTGTGCTGGTGGCGTTGGTACTGGTGGGTGTTGATCGGTGGCGGGGGCGAACCTTGGGTTCGGTGTCGTCTGGTTGA